A single genomic interval of Stenotrophomonas sp. ZAC14D1_NAIMI4_1 harbors:
- a CDS encoding RNA methyltransferase has protein sequence MSQFSAATRLRFVLVGTQHPGNMGAAARALKTMGLARMVLVAPEKPLDEEAFRRSAGAEDVLGDAPVVATLAEAVADCTLVLGCTARARRVQLEEYLPSDAAARAVAKAGEGAEVALVFGRERTGLTNEELQLCHAAVHIPSDPAFSSLNLAAAVQVLAYETRMQLLGAQPAAEAEAGSREPVASHEQMESFFAQLGDTLDEIDFHKGRAPESAMRKLRRLFLRSEPSEQEVRLLRGILADAQRMARLAGNHGKEG, from the coding sequence ATGTCCCAGTTTTCCGCCGCCACCCGCCTCCGATTCGTCCTGGTCGGGACCCAGCACCCCGGCAACATGGGTGCTGCCGCCCGCGCCCTGAAGACCATGGGCCTGGCCCGCATGGTCCTGGTCGCCCCCGAGAAGCCGCTGGACGAGGAGGCCTTCCGCCGCTCGGCCGGTGCCGAAGACGTGCTCGGCGACGCCCCGGTGGTGGCCACCCTGGCCGAAGCCGTCGCCGACTGCACCCTGGTGCTGGGCTGCACCGCGCGTGCGCGCCGCGTCCAGCTGGAGGAATACCTGCCGTCCGACGCCGCCGCCCGGGCCGTGGCCAAGGCCGGCGAGGGCGCCGAAGTGGCCCTGGTGTTCGGCCGTGAACGCACCGGCCTTACCAACGAAGAGCTGCAGCTGTGCCATGCGGCGGTGCATATCCCGTCCGACCCGGCGTTCAGCTCGCTCAACCTGGCGGCCGCCGTGCAGGTGCTGGCCTATGAAACGCGCATGCAGCTGCTGGGCGCGCAGCCGGCGGCGGAGGCCGAGGCCGGTTCCCGTGAACCGGTGGCCAGCCATGAGCAGATGGAGAGCTTCTTCGCCCAGCTTGGCGACACCCTGGACGAGATCGATTTCCACAAGGGCCGTGCGCCCGAATCGGCCATGCGCAAGCTGCGCCGCCTGTTCCTGCGCAGCGAGCCGAGCGAACAGGAAGTGCGCCTGCTGCGCGGCATCCTCGCCGATGCCCAGCGCATGGCGCGGCTGGCCGGGAACCACGGCAAGGAAGGCTGA
- the phbB gene encoding acetoacetyl-CoA reductase, with product MTSRVALVTGGTGGIGTAICQRLADQGHRVATNYRDEAKARAWQQAMTERGYNVSIFPGDVSDPDSAEALIRAVEAELGPVEILVNNAGITRDTTFHRMRADQWHDVINTNLNSVFNVTRPVIEGMRRRGWGRVIQISSINGLKGQYGQANYAAAKAGMHGFTISLARENAGFGITVNTISPGYVATDMVMAVPEEVRAKIIADIPTGRLGKPEEIAYGVSFLVADEAAWITGSNLDINGGHHMGW from the coding sequence ATGACTTCTCGCGTCGCACTGGTCACCGGCGGAACCGGCGGCATCGGCACCGCCATCTGCCAACGCCTGGCCGACCAGGGCCACCGGGTCGCCACCAATTACCGCGACGAGGCCAAGGCCCGCGCCTGGCAGCAGGCCATGACCGAACGCGGCTACAACGTGTCGATCTTCCCCGGCGATGTGTCCGACCCGGACAGCGCCGAAGCGCTGATCCGCGCGGTTGAAGCCGAGCTGGGCCCGGTCGAGATCCTGGTCAACAACGCCGGCATCACCCGCGATACCACTTTCCACCGCATGCGTGCGGACCAGTGGCACGACGTGATCAACACCAACCTCAATTCGGTGTTCAACGTCACCCGCCCGGTCATTGAAGGCATGCGCCGCCGCGGCTGGGGCCGGGTCATCCAGATCAGCTCGATCAACGGCCTGAAGGGCCAGTACGGCCAGGCCAACTACGCCGCGGCCAAGGCCGGCATGCACGGTTTCACCATCTCCCTGGCGCGCGAGAACGCCGGCTTCGGCATCACCGTCAACACGATCTCGCCGGGCTACGTGGCCACCGACATGGTGATGGCGGTGCCGGAGGAAGTGCGCGCGAAGATCATCGCCGACATCCCCACCGGGCGCCTGGGCAAGCCGGAGGAAATCGCCTACGGCGTGTCCTTCCTGGTGGCTGACGAGGCCGCCTGGATCACCGGCAGCAACCTGGACATCAACGGCGGCCACCACATGGGCTGGTAA
- the htpX gene encoding protease HtpX — translation MFTRVALFLATNLAVLILAGIVMSILGVDSRSMSGLLVMAGIFGFGGSFISLLLSKWMAKRSTGAVVITEPRNPTERWLLATVERQAKAAGIGMPEVAVYDGPEINAFATGANRNNALVAVSTGLLHNMSEDEAEAVLGHEIAHVANGDMITMALLQGVLNTFVIVLARVVGGVIDSALSGNREGGGRGFAYFIIVFVLEMVFGLFATMISMWFSRHREFRADAGGASLAGRQKMIAALERLQLNHGQSTLPTQIAAFGIAGSTAKKLFMSHPPLEERIAALRASTAA, via the coding sequence ATGTTTACCCGCGTAGCCCTTTTCCTGGCCACCAACCTTGCGGTGCTGATCCTCGCCGGCATCGTGATGTCCATCCTGGGCGTGGACTCCCGTTCGATGAGCGGCCTGCTGGTCATGGCCGGCATCTTCGGCTTTGGTGGCTCCTTCATCTCGCTGCTGCTGTCCAAGTGGATGGCCAAGCGTTCCACCGGTGCGGTGGTCATCACCGAACCGCGCAACCCGACCGAGCGTTGGCTGCTGGCCACCGTCGAACGCCAGGCCAAGGCGGCCGGCATCGGCATGCCCGAAGTGGCCGTGTATGACGGTCCGGAAATCAACGCGTTCGCCACCGGTGCCAACCGCAACAACGCGCTGGTGGCGGTGTCCACCGGCCTGCTGCACAACATGAGCGAAGACGAGGCCGAAGCGGTGCTGGGCCACGAGATCGCCCACGTCGCCAACGGTGACATGATCACCATGGCGCTGCTGCAGGGCGTGCTGAATACCTTCGTGATCGTGCTGGCCCGCGTGGTCGGCGGCGTCATCGACAGCGCGCTGTCGGGCAACCGCGAAGGCGGCGGCCGTGGCTTCGCCTACTTCATCATCGTGTTCGTGCTGGAGATGGTGTTCGGCCTGTTCGCCACGATGATCTCGATGTGGTTCTCGCGCCATCGCGAGTTCCGCGCCGACGCTGGCGGTGCCTCGCTGGCCGGCCGCCAGAAGATGATCGCCGCGCTGGAGCGCCTGCAGCTCAACCACGGCCAGAGCACGCTGCCGACCCAGATCGCGGCCTTCGGCATTGCCGGTTCGACGGCGAAGAAGCTGTTCATGAGCCACCCGCCGCTGGAAGAGCGCATCGCCGCACTGCGCGCTTCGACCGCCGCGTAA
- a CDS encoding inositol monophosphatase family protein: MQKPAVTVMVKAARLAGNVLLRNINKLEALNVVQKGRMDYASEVDADAEKVIVKELKRAYPEYGVFGEEGGVQGGHRNMWVIDPLDGTSNYLRGVPHYCVSIALVENGEPTDAVIFDPLRNELFTASRGAGAVLNDRRIRVADRKDLGGTMIHTGFAPRERARASAQLKAVDALLVQAEDIRRSGSAALDLAYVACGRADAYFEAGVKAWDIAAGVLLVREAGGKVCDFKGATLARMDNRGPDTQQVVAGNLKVAESLQKVLVNTGYAAEFDAKF, translated from the coding sequence ATGCAGAAACCCGCCGTCACCGTCATGGTCAAGGCCGCCCGCCTCGCCGGCAACGTCCTGTTGCGCAACATCAACAAGCTCGAGGCGCTCAATGTGGTGCAGAAGGGCCGGATGGATTACGCCAGCGAAGTCGATGCCGACGCTGAAAAGGTGATCGTCAAGGAACTCAAGCGCGCCTACCCCGAGTACGGCGTGTTCGGCGAAGAAGGCGGCGTGCAGGGTGGCCACCGCAACATGTGGGTCATCGACCCGCTGGACGGCACCAGCAACTACCTGCGCGGCGTGCCGCACTACTGCGTGTCGATCGCCCTGGTCGAGAACGGCGAGCCGACCGACGCGGTCATCTTCGATCCGCTGCGCAATGAACTGTTCACCGCCAGCCGTGGCGCCGGTGCCGTGCTCAACGACCGCCGCATCCGCGTGGCCGACCGCAAGGATCTGGGCGGCACCATGATCCACACCGGCTTCGCCCCGCGTGAGCGCGCCCGTGCCAGCGCCCAGCTGAAGGCCGTCGACGCCCTGCTGGTGCAGGCCGAGGACATCCGCCGCAGCGGTTCGGCCGCCCTGGACCTGGCCTACGTGGCCTGTGGCCGCGCCGACGCCTACTTCGAAGCCGGCGTGAAGGCCTGGGACATCGCCGCTGGCGTGCTGCTGGTCCGCGAAGCCGGCGGCAAGGTCTGCGACTTCAAGGGCGCGACCCTGGCCCGCATGGACAACCGTGGCCCGGACACCCAGCAGGTCGTCGCCGGCAACCTGAAGGTGGCCGAGTCGCTGCAGAAGGTGCTGGTCAACACCGGCTACGCGGCCGAGTTCGACGCGAAGTTCTAA
- a CDS encoding GGDEF domain-containing protein — protein sequence MKWLGSGMQARFLLAMGGAMLVVVAILAVLLGRQATMQSEVKSLSGGVIHELFDRSVRSRGEALARELSDSLANPLYYNDLGQVGVLVRSTSRQQVVRYVLVFDGKGRLVHDGSVGVPGFGKPMTDPLAAAATAAQGLVVQQSATVLDNTMPIMVGKQRIGGVRVGMALDEVRERELAANATLGERLQQVGSRHLGWLLLMLGLLVVIGVVVILYVQRTLVAPIRDLAAAARRIEAGDYQAPLRENTRDDEVGELVRGFARMRDAIARHDREVRHMAYTDALTGLTNRLAFREALDHRLMAARASKHRLGLLFADIDDFKRVNDTLGHEAGDEALLQFAQRIGHAVAEAGGDDALLARFGGDEFVILVGDGDVAANARLLAEVLVRELGKPLVVQGRELFLGTSIGVTLYPDDAADATTLLKNGDIAMYQAKMAGKNCYRYYSRAMDHAVERRVHMEQELRGAWERGELRLAYQPIFRMRDRRLVGVEVLLRWQHPTLGTIPPSVFIEVAEQSGLIEVIGPKVLRAACMEASQWPRGAAGDELFVSVNVSPRQLRGGELPALVAQCLHESGLPSSRLHLELTETAVIGDEMLAAQLLDKLHRTGVKVWLDDFGTGFSGLSHLRQVPVDGVKIDKSFVADMQRDPDDLALTTAIIAMAHALGITVVAEGIEQEAQFELLAQRGCDLGQGYWLSHPVTATEVVRMIDSGV from the coding sequence ATGAAGTGGCTCGGCTCGGGGATGCAGGCCCGTTTCCTGCTCGCGATGGGCGGGGCGATGCTGGTGGTGGTGGCGATCCTGGCGGTGTTGCTGGGCCGCCAGGCGACGATGCAGAGCGAGGTGAAGAGCCTCAGCGGCGGCGTCATCCATGAACTGTTTGACCGCAGCGTGCGCAGCCGCGGCGAGGCGTTGGCGCGCGAGCTGTCCGATTCGCTGGCCAACCCGCTCTATTACAACGACCTGGGCCAGGTGGGCGTGCTGGTGCGCTCGACCTCGCGGCAGCAGGTGGTGCGCTACGTGCTGGTGTTCGACGGCAAGGGCCGGCTGGTGCATGACGGCTCGGTCGGCGTGCCCGGCTTCGGCAAGCCGATGACCGACCCGCTGGCCGCGGCGGCGACCGCCGCGCAGGGCCTGGTGGTACAGCAGTCGGCCACCGTGCTCGACAACACCATGCCGATCATGGTCGGCAAGCAGCGCATCGGCGGCGTCCGCGTGGGCATGGCGCTGGATGAAGTGCGGGAGCGCGAGCTGGCCGCCAACGCCACCCTCGGCGAGCGCCTGCAGCAGGTCGGCAGCCGCCACCTGGGCTGGCTGCTGCTGATGCTGGGCCTGCTGGTGGTGATCGGGGTGGTTGTCATCCTGTATGTGCAGCGCACCCTGGTGGCGCCGATCCGGGACCTGGCCGCCGCCGCGCGCCGCATCGAGGCCGGTGACTACCAGGCTCCGCTGCGGGAAAACACCCGTGACGACGAGGTCGGCGAGCTGGTGCGCGGGTTTGCCCGCATGCGCGATGCGATTGCCCGCCACGACCGCGAAGTGCGGCACATGGCCTACACCGATGCGCTGACCGGGCTGACCAACCGCCTCGCGTTCCGTGAGGCGCTGGACCACCGGCTGATGGCCGCGCGGGCATCCAAGCACCGGCTGGGCCTGCTGTTTGCCGACATCGATGATTTCAAGCGGGTCAACGACACGCTGGGCCACGAGGCGGGCGACGAGGCGCTGCTGCAGTTCGCCCAGCGCATCGGCCATGCCGTGGCCGAGGCAGGCGGCGACGACGCGCTGCTGGCGCGTTTCGGTGGCGACGAGTTCGTCATCCTGGTCGGCGATGGCGACGTGGCTGCCAATGCCCGGCTGCTGGCCGAAGTGCTGGTGCGCGAGCTGGGCAAGCCGCTGGTGGTGCAGGGCAGGGAGCTGTTCCTGGGCACCTCGATCGGCGTGACGCTGTACCCGGACGATGCCGCCGATGCCACCACGCTGCTGAAGAACGGCGACATCGCCATGTACCAGGCGAAGATGGCCGGCAAGAACTGCTACCGCTACTACAGCCGGGCGATGGACCACGCGGTCGAGCGTCGCGTGCACATGGAGCAGGAGCTGCGCGGTGCCTGGGAGCGCGGCGAGCTGCGCCTGGCCTACCAGCCGATCTTCCGCATGCGCGACCGCCGCCTGGTGGGCGTGGAAGTGCTGCTGCGCTGGCAGCACCCGACCCTGGGCACGATCCCGCCGTCGGTGTTCATCGAAGTGGCCGAGCAGAGTGGCCTGATCGAGGTGATCGGCCCGAAGGTGCTGCGTGCGGCCTGCATGGAGGCCTCGCAGTGGCCGCGTGGCGCAGCCGGCGACGAACTGTTCGTGTCCGTGAACGTGTCGCCGCGCCAGCTGCGCGGCGGCGAACTGCCTGCACTGGTGGCGCAATGCCTGCACGAATCGGGGCTGCCGTCCTCGCGCCTGCACCTGGAACTGACCGAAACCGCGGTGATCGGCGACGAGATGCTGGCCGCGCAGCTGCTGGACAAGCTGCACCGCACCGGCGTGAAGGTCTGGCTGGATGACTTCGGCACCGGCTTCTCCGGCCTCAGCCACCTGCGCCAGGTGCCGGTGGACGGCGTGAAGATCGACAAGAGCTTCGTGGCCGACATGCAGCGCGACCCGGACGACCTGGCGCTGACCACGGCAATCATCGCCATGGCCCATGCACTGGGCATCACCGTGGTGGCCGAGGGCATCGAGCAGGAAGCGCAGTTCGAACTGCTGGCCCAGCGCGGCTGCGACCTGGGGCAGGGCTACTGGTTGAGCCACCCGGTCACCGCCACCGAAGTGGTGCGGATGATCGACTCCGGCGTCTGA
- a CDS encoding TRZ/ATZ family hydrolase, which translates to MSDSPHLPEACDLLIEAGYVVPIEPHAVVLEDHAVAVRGSEIVAILPRAEARARFRATQVVSRPDAALMPGLVNAHTHNPMTLLRGVADDLPLMTWLQQHIWPVEAAVIGPEFVADGTTLAIAEMLRGGTTCANENYFFGDVQAAVYKKHGFRALVGAVIIDFPTAWAKTDDEYFAKAGELHDQWRTDPLIGTAFAPHAPYTVNDANFERVRMLSDQLDMQVHLHTHETAQEINDSIKLHGQRPLARLDRLGLVNDRLIAVHMTQLTDAEIHLCAERGVSVVHCPESNLKLASGFCPACALQRAGVNLAIGTDGCASNNDLDMFSENRTAAILAKAVADDATALDAATTLRASTLGGARALGFGERIGSIEVGKQADLVCVDLSALETQPLHNVLSQLVYATGRQQVSDVWIAGKPKLVQRELVGMDLPGIIANARQWRERIRHIRA; encoded by the coding sequence ATGAGCGATAGCCCGCACCTCCCCGAAGCCTGCGACCTGCTCATCGAAGCCGGTTATGTCGTTCCGATCGAGCCGCATGCGGTGGTGCTGGAAGATCATGCCGTCGCCGTGCGTGGCAGCGAAATCGTCGCCATCCTGCCGCGAGCCGAGGCCCGCGCGCGTTTCCGCGCCACCCAGGTGGTCAGCCGCCCCGACGCGGCGCTGATGCCCGGCCTGGTCAATGCGCACACGCACAACCCGATGACCCTGCTGCGCGGCGTCGCCGACGATCTGCCGCTGATGACCTGGCTGCAGCAGCACATCTGGCCGGTGGAAGCGGCGGTGATCGGCCCTGAATTCGTCGCCGACGGCACCACCCTGGCCATCGCCGAGATGCTGCGCGGCGGCACAACCTGCGCCAACGAGAACTACTTCTTCGGCGACGTGCAGGCCGCGGTCTACAAGAAGCACGGTTTCCGCGCGCTGGTCGGCGCGGTCATCATCGATTTCCCCACCGCCTGGGCCAAGACCGACGACGAGTACTTCGCCAAGGCCGGTGAACTGCACGACCAGTGGCGCACCGATCCGTTGATCGGCACCGCGTTCGCGCCGCATGCGCCGTACACGGTCAACGATGCCAATTTCGAGCGGGTGCGGATGCTGTCCGACCAGCTCGACATGCAGGTGCACCTGCACACCCACGAGACCGCGCAGGAGATCAACGATTCGATCAAGCTGCACGGCCAGCGCCCGCTGGCGCGGCTGGATCGCCTCGGCCTGGTCAACGACCGCCTGATCGCGGTGCACATGACCCAGCTGACCGACGCCGAAATCCACCTCTGCGCCGAGCGTGGCGTCAGCGTGGTGCATTGCCCGGAATCGAACCTGAAGCTCGCCTCCGGTTTCTGCCCGGCCTGCGCCCTGCAGCGCGCCGGCGTGAACCTGGCCATCGGCACCGACGGCTGCGCCAGCAACAACGACCTGGACATGTTCAGCGAGAACCGCACGGCGGCGATCCTGGCCAAGGCCGTGGCCGACGATGCGACGGCGCTGGACGCGGCCACCACGCTGCGCGCCTCCACCCTGGGCGGTGCCCGCGCGCTGGGCTTCGGTGAACGCATCGGCTCGATCGAAGTCGGCAAGCAGGCCGACCTGGTCTGCGTCGACCTGTCCGCGCTGGAAACCCAGCCGCTGCACAACGTGCTGTCGCAGCTGGTGTACGCCACCGGCCGCCAGCAGGTCAGCGATGTCTGGATTGCCGGCAAGCCCAAGCTGGTGCAGCGCGAGCTGGTCGGCATGGACCTGCCGGGCATCATCGCCAACGCGCGCCAGTGGCGCGAGCGCATCCGTCATATCCGCGCCTGA
- the ubiG gene encoding bifunctional 2-polyprenyl-6-hydroxyphenol methylase/3-demethylubiquinol 3-O-methyltransferase UbiG, protein MTAPHASSNFDQAELDKFAALANRWWDADGPQKPLHALNPVRLKYVADRVQLRGARVLDIGCGGGLLSEALAQAGADVTAIDLAPELVKVARLHALESGAKVDYRVQAAEDLAAEQPGSFDVVTCMEMLEHVPDPGAIIEACKRLLKPGGHLFLSTINRTAAAFAVAIVGAEYVARLLPKGTHHYQEFIKPAELARWLREADVQLVDVSGMAYEPWRNHARLSSRTDINYLAYAVKPA, encoded by the coding sequence ATGACTGCCCCCCACGCTTCCTCCAATTTCGATCAGGCAGAGCTGGACAAGTTCGCCGCGCTGGCCAACCGCTGGTGGGACGCTGACGGCCCGCAGAAGCCGCTGCATGCGCTGAACCCCGTACGCCTGAAGTACGTGGCTGACCGCGTGCAGTTGCGCGGTGCGCGCGTGCTCGACATCGGCTGCGGTGGCGGCCTGTTGAGCGAAGCGCTGGCCCAGGCCGGCGCCGACGTCACCGCGATTGACCTCGCCCCGGAGCTGGTCAAGGTGGCGCGCCTGCATGCGCTGGAAAGCGGCGCCAAGGTCGATTACCGGGTGCAGGCCGCCGAGGACCTGGCCGCCGAACAGCCGGGCAGCTTCGACGTGGTCACCTGCATGGAAATGCTCGAGCACGTGCCCGATCCGGGCGCGATCATCGAAGCCTGCAAGCGGCTGCTGAAGCCCGGTGGCCACCTGTTCCTGTCGACCATCAACCGCACCGCTGCCGCGTTCGCAGTGGCGATCGTCGGCGCCGAGTACGTGGCACGGCTGCTGCCCAAGGGCACCCACCACTACCAGGAATTCATCAAGCCGGCCGAGCTGGCACGCTGGCTGCGCGAGGCCGATGTGCAGCTGGTGGATGTGAGCGGCATGGCCTATGAGCCGTGGCGCAACCATGCCCGCCTGAGCAGCCGCACCGACATCAACTACCTGGCCTACGCGGTCAAGCCTGCATGA
- the epmB gene encoding EF-P beta-lysylation protein EpmB — MITAGPLSMQLSAFPRPQSPGAPARWQQLWRQALRDPHALLARLQLDPAALGVSEAAMAQFALRVPEGFVARMRPGDATDPLLRQVLPIDEEMRPAPGFSFDAVGDGAAKKATGVIQKYRGRALLVATGSCAINCRYCFRRHFDYGAENAAKGGWQEAVAAIAADPDIDEVILSGGDPLSLATHKLAELTDALRQIPHIRRLRIHTRLPIVLPERVDEELLAWLGSLPWPLAIVVHANHANEFDASVDAAMARLRGLGAQLLNQAVLLRGVNDSVQALQDLSERSFAAGVLPYYLHQLDKVEGVAHFEVDDARAKALIAGLTARLSGYLIPKLVRELPGDPSKRPV; from the coding sequence ATGATAACCGCAGGCCCCCTCTCCATGCAGCTTTCCGCCTTCCCCCGGCCCCAGTCGCCAGGCGCACCCGCGCGCTGGCAGCAGCTCTGGCGCCAGGCGCTGCGCGACCCGCACGCCCTGCTGGCCCGGCTGCAGCTGGACCCGGCGGCGCTGGGGGTCTCGGAGGCGGCCATGGCCCAGTTCGCCCTGCGCGTGCCGGAAGGCTTCGTGGCGCGCATGCGCCCCGGCGATGCCACCGACCCGCTGCTGCGCCAGGTGCTGCCGATCGACGAGGAAATGCGTCCGGCGCCCGGGTTCAGCTTCGACGCGGTGGGCGATGGCGCGGCGAAGAAGGCCACCGGGGTCATCCAGAAGTACCGCGGCCGGGCCCTGCTGGTGGCCACCGGCAGCTGCGCGATCAACTGCCGCTACTGCTTCCGCCGCCATTTCGACTACGGCGCGGAAAACGCCGCCAAGGGTGGCTGGCAGGAGGCCGTGGCGGCCATTGCGGCCGATCCGGACATCGACGAGGTGATCCTGTCCGGCGGCGATCCGCTGTCGCTGGCCACGCACAAGCTGGCCGAGCTGACCGATGCCCTGCGCCAGATACCGCACATCCGCCGCCTGCGCATCCACACCCGCCTGCCGATCGTGCTGCCCGAGCGCGTGGACGAGGAGCTGCTGGCCTGGCTGGGCAGCCTGCCGTGGCCGCTCGCCATCGTGGTGCATGCCAACCATGCCAACGAATTCGATGCCAGCGTGGATGCCGCGATGGCACGCCTGCGCGGCCTTGGCGCACAGCTGCTGAACCAGGCCGTGCTGCTGCGCGGGGTCAACGACAGCGTGCAGGCGCTGCAGGACCTGAGCGAGCGCAGCTTCGCCGCGGGCGTGCTGCCGTATTACCTGCACCAGCTGGACAAGGTCGAGGGCGTGGCCCACTTCGAAGTGGACGACGCCCGGGCCAAGGCCCTGATCGCCGGCCTGACCGCACGCCTGTCCGGCTACCTGATCCCCAAGCTGGTGCGCGAGCTGCCCGGCGACCCCAGCAAGCGCCCGGTGTAA
- the efp gene encoding elongation factor P, protein MATAGMNDVKNGMKILVNNEPAVISETEFIKPGKGQAFTRVRYRFIRSGRTVEMTMKATDDVEVADVVDTNMDYMYSDGEYWHFMDPETFEQVQADKAGMGGAEKWLKGEESCIVTLFNGSPIFVQPPNFVELKITETDPGVRGDTSGGGGKPATLETGAVVRVPLFVNQDEIVKVDTRSGEYSARVK, encoded by the coding sequence ATGGCCACTGCGGGCATGAACGATGTCAAGAACGGGATGAAGATCCTGGTCAACAATGAACCGGCCGTCATCTCCGAGACCGAGTTCATCAAGCCGGGCAAGGGCCAGGCTTTCACCCGCGTGCGCTATCGCTTCATCCGCTCGGGCCGCACCGTGGAAATGACCATGAAGGCCACCGATGACGTGGAAGTGGCCGACGTTGTCGATACCAACATGGATTACATGTACAGCGACGGCGAGTACTGGCACTTCATGGACCCGGAAACCTTCGAGCAGGTGCAGGCCGACAAGGCCGGCATGGGCGGCGCCGAGAAGTGGCTGAAGGGCGAAGAGTCCTGCATCGTCACCCTGTTCAACGGTTCGCCGATCTTCGTGCAGCCGCCGAACTTCGTCGAGCTGAAGATCACCGAGACCGATCCGGGCGTCCGTGGCGACACCTCGGGCGGCGGCGGCAAGCCGGCCACCCTGGAAACCGGCGCCGTGGTCCGCGTGCCGCTGTTCGTCAACCAGGATGAAATCGTCAAGGTTGATACCCGCTCGGGCGAATACTCCGCGCGCGTCAAGTAA
- the gluQRS gene encoding tRNA glutamyl-Q(34) synthetase GluQRS, whose protein sequence is MTSPIPCGRFAPSPTGLLHPGSLLAALGSWLLARHHGGLWRLRIEDVDPPRTVTGAAQSQLQALAAFGLDHDGHVLWQSERGDAYQAALDVLLASDLAFVCHCSRSEVAASGGIHHRCVARQPRPDPAVRFRVPPGSVVQFEDGLRGLQTQDVHADVGDFVLRRADGCWAYQLAVVVDDAAQGVTEVVRGADLLDSTARQILLQQALGLAVPRYWHLPLLLDAPGHKLSKSLAALPVDSARPVPVLRQLWQLLGQAPAALEGIDEVHALLAAARRAFDPQRLPRSDILLPPGALSAPMLQNPLSPT, encoded by the coding sequence ATGACCTCGCCTATCCCCTGCGGCCGCTTTGCGCCCTCGCCCACCGGCCTGCTGCACCCCGGTTCCCTGCTCGCCGCCCTCGGCAGCTGGCTGCTTGCGCGCCATCACGGCGGCCTGTGGCGGCTGCGCATCGAGGATGTCGACCCACCCCGCACCGTCACGGGCGCGGCGCAGTCACAATTGCAGGCGCTGGCCGCCTTCGGCCTGGATCACGACGGCCACGTGCTCTGGCAGAGCGAACGTGGCGATGCCTACCAGGCCGCGCTGGACGTGCTGCTGGCCAGCGATCTGGCCTTCGTCTGCCACTGCAGCCGCAGCGAAGTGGCCGCCAGCGGCGGCATCCACCATCGCTGCGTGGCGCGGCAACCGCGACCGGACCCCGCCGTCCGCTTCCGCGTGCCACCGGGCAGCGTGGTGCAGTTCGAGGATGGCCTGCGCGGCCTGCAGACCCAGGATGTGCATGCTGACGTTGGCGATTTCGTGCTGCGCCGCGCCGATGGCTGCTGGGCCTACCAACTGGCCGTGGTGGTGGACGACGCCGCACAGGGCGTCACCGAAGTGGTGCGCGGCGCCGACCTGCTCGATTCCACCGCGCGGCAGATCCTGCTGCAGCAGGCGCTGGGGCTGGCAGTGCCGCGCTACTGGCACCTGCCCCTGCTGCTGGATGCGCCCGGCCACAAGCTGTCCAAATCGCTGGCCGCGCTGCCGGTGGACAGCGCGCGGCCGGTACCGGTGCTGCGCCAGCTGTGGCAGCTGCTGGGCCAGGCGCCGGCTGCGCTGGAGGGCATCGACGAGGTACACGCGCTGCTGGCCGCCGCGCGCCGGGCCTTCGACCCCCAGCGGCTGCCACGCAGCGACATCCTGCTGCCACCGGGCGCACTTTCCGCGCCGATGTTGCAGAATCCCCTTTCCCCCACCTGA